The segment GGGGTGGCTGCTCGATGAGGATGGCCAGCCGAAGTACGGTCAGGTCGCGGCCCTGATCGAGGGGTCTGATTTCGAGATCGTCGGCGGGGCCGGAGGGTCGACCGAGGTATACGCCATGACGTCCGACGACGGCAGTTTCCGGCTGCGGGTGCGGGCGAAGCCGTCGGCGACGGTCGCATCCCACGGTGGGATGCACGGCTTGGCCGTCGACGGCGGGCTCACCACGTCATATGCCGGGTTCGTTCCCGCGCCCGGCGGAACCGTCTCCCTCACGCAGCCGCGCACCAACATGAACTTCGTCAACGGTCGGTTGCGCGCCGTCGTCGAGGCGCACGGGATCAGCGTGCCGGGGCCTGTGACGCTGACCTTCGCCCTCGACAGCGGCGTCTTCACCGCCGCATCCGTGTCGGTGGACGCGTCGCCGCAGACGGGCTGGACGATCACGGGCGTGGGCACGGGCACGCTGAGCGTGGCGCGCGATGGGGGGCTCGCCGCTGACGATCCTGTCGTGGTGGGAGTGCTCGCCGGCTATTCCAGCCCGACGACCGGTAGCGTGCACCTCTCGACGGTGGGGGGAGAGCTCGTCACGCCGTCGCAGCCGGTGCCGCTCTACTTCGGCTGAAATCGCATCCCGAATGTGCGGGATTCCACCGAATGTGCGGCGTGTTTCCCGAAAGAAGCCGCTCATTCGGCGATAAGCCGTGCACTCGCGAGGGGATGACGGGGGCTCGGCGAGGGACGGCGGCCTACGGCACCTGCCAGCGGGGGATGGGCCACACGATGCTGACGACCTTGCCGACGACGCCGTCGCGGGTGGCCCAGCGCCAGCATCCGTCGCTGCCGGTGGGCAGGCTGCGGCACCGGGCGGCGGAGTCGGATGAGTTGCCGCGATTGTCGCCGAGCATGAGGTACGAGCGCTCCGGCACCTCCACGGGCCCGAAGCAGCGGGTCGAGGCCGGCTCGGTCTCGCAGTCGAGCACACCGGGCGTGAACGGCAGGTCGTTGAAGACGTAGGGTTCGTCGAGCGCGACGCCGTCGACCGTCACGGCGCCCGCGGCGGTGCAGCACGCGGCGGTCTGCCCGGGCCCGGCGATCACGCGTTTGACGAGCGTGTGCGGGCCCGACGGGCCGAATCCGCTCACTTCACCGAGCCAGCGCAGCACGCTCGTGAACCACGGTTCTTCGTCGACGCCGGTGGCGCCCCACGTCTCGTCGGCGTCGAACACGATGATGTCGCCGGTGGCGGGCTCGGTGCCCACGTAGGCGAGACGGTTGACGAGCACCCTGTCGCCCACCTGCAGGGTCTGGGTCATCGAGCTCGACGGCACCGAGTACGGCTTGGCGACGAAGCTGAGCACGCCTCCGACGAGCACGAACGCGAGCACGAGATGAAACCACGGGCTCGACGTGATGCGACGCCACCGCGAACGCGGTGCGGATGCGGTCTCGCTGCTCATCTCACTCCTCGGGTGCGCTGCAGATACGGTACTCGCCCGCCTGGGCGAGCGTCTCGCCGACGCACGGCTGCGGGGTGAGTCGGGGAACGTCGGCCATCCCGGGCGCATCCCACAGTCCTACGTGGGCGCCCGTGAGCACGACCGCTGCCACCGGCCGCCCCCACGGCTCAGCGGCGAGCCAGTCGGTGCCCGTCTCCGCCACCCAGGCGCGCAGGGGCTCGAGTCCGGCGCGCTGGCTCTGCAGGGTCTCGGCCGGAGGCGCGAGGGCGGATACGGCGTGCAGGGCTGCTCCGGCGGCGACCACGACGACGATCACGCCCGCACCGACCGCGCCGATCCCGGCACGAAGGATGCTCGACCCAGTGCCCGCATCCGACCCACGGCCCGCATCCGACGCGCCGCCCGCCGTGCGGCGCCGGCGCCACCACGCCGCGGCGACGCCGGCGGCGGCCGCGGCGAGAATCGGCGTGAAGGCGAAGACGCCCGGCGCGGGATGGCGCACCCACAACGGCAGGTGCGCGGCGAGCGACCACCACGCGAGATAGGTGGCGAGCCCGACGCCGGCGGCGAGCACGATGGCCGTCCGACCCCGAAGGGACTCAGCGCGGGGCGACTCAGCACGAGGTGACTGAGCGGGCCCGGGCTCGCCCCGCCCCGACTCAGCGCTCCCCGCCACCGAGGTCCGCCGATGCGCCACGGCTCCCGCCACGACGAGCGCCACGGTCAGAAGCCCCGCGACGGCGGCCGCCCACGGCCACACGAACCACGCGTCGGCGAACGTGGTCGCCTTCTGCGCGATGGTGGTCGGCGCGGTGTCCTGCCCTCCGCTCAGCAGGAACCCGCCGAGCGAGCGCAGGTGGCGCAGGTACCCCGAGAAACCCATGCCCACGAGCGCGGCGAGCTCGACGAGCAGCGTCGGCAGCGCGACCATCACGAGCGGCAGCCAGCTGCGGCGCAGGGTGGTGCGCACGCGCATCCATCCGGTTCCTGGTGCGAGCATCCACAGCGCTACGGCGAAGGCGGGCAGCGCGAGCAGAGCGATGAGCTTGGCCTGCACGGCGAGGCCCACGAGGAGCCCCGCGAGCCAGGCGCGGCGCGGCAGCACGATGAGGGCCCACACGAGCAGGGCGGCGGCGGGGATCTCGCCGAGCAGGTCGGCAGGGCCCTGGATGGGTGAGACGCCCGCGGTCGTGTTGAACGCGAGCGGCACGGCGGCGGCCAGCAGTGCCGCCCAGCGCCCGCCCAGCCGGTGGCCGAGCACGCCGGCGCCGGCCAGCAGCAGCATCCAGAAGGCGAGGGGCACGAGCCGTGCGCCCATCACGGTGTCGGCGCCGAGCGCGAGCACGGCGGCGACGGGCAGCAGCACGGTCGGTCCGGTGGAGATGCGCGGGTCGAACGGGGTGATGCTCGAGCCCGAGAGCGTGCCGTCGCTGGCGTAGCCGAGACCCGAGAGCAGGTTGAGCGGCACGGTGAGGTTGAACGCCTCGTCTTCCCACAGGTGGTTCACGACCACGCTCTGCCACGCGACCACGCCGTGGCAGGCCAGCAGCGCCGCGGCGAGCAGCCAGAACAGCGTGGTGCGCAGCGTTCTCATGAGCCGGATGCGGTGGGCCCGGATGAAGTGGGCCCGGATGAAGTGGGGGATGTGCGGCGGATGCTGCGCAGTGGCGCCGATGGACGCAGCGACAGGCGCCACACCTCGGCGAGGGCGTCGCGGGCGAACACGCGTAGGCGTTTGGGAGGCAGGCGCAGCCCGGCGCCGCGCCCCCACATGGTTCCGCTGGCGGATGCGCCGCGGCGCGGGATGCTCGCCACGCGCACGTAGCGCACGAGGAATCCGCCGCGCGCCTCGGCGAGGGAGAAGTGCACGTGCGGCACGAGCGCGTCGGCGGGAACGGCATCCACGAGGGTCTCGGCCGCGGCGGGGCGGTAGCCGCGCAGCGGGGTGTTCACGTCGGGCACGCGGCGCCCGCAGGAGGCGGCGACGAGCAGGCCGACTGCCGCGGTGAGCGCCTTGCGGTACCAGGGGTCGGTGCGTCCGCCGCGCACGCCGTGAACGACATCGGCGCCCGTGGCTTCGAGCGCGGCGACGAGACGGGCGACGTCGTGGCCGAGGAATTGCCCGTCACCGTCGATGTGCACGAGCGCGTCGGGGGAGAGCGCGATGCCCGCCTGGTAGGCGGCGAGTGCGGTGGGGCCGTGGCCGCGGTTGGCGGGCTGGGTCTGCACATCCACATCCGGCAGGTCAGACAGCACGACGGCGGTGTCGTCGGTGGAGCGGTCATCGGCGACGACGAAGCTGAGGCGCTCGGCCAGCGGGGCGACGTGCTCGCGGAGTTCTTCGATGAATCCGCGGATGCCCTCGGCTTCGTTGTAGGCCGGCATGACGATGGTGAGATGGGTGAACGGCAAGGGAGTCCTCAGGCGCTGGACGGCGCGCAGAGGGCCCGGCGCGCACCTTCTAGACTAGTCGAGTGAACCCCCTCTCCCGCGTGCCCGCGCGCCTGCGTCGGCTCCTGGGAGTCGGCAGCCGGTTCCTCGTCGTCGGTGCGATCAGCACGGTCATCGAGATCGCCGTGTTCAACCTGCTCGTGTACGTGCTGGGGTGGGATCTCGTGGTCGCCAAGATCGTCGCATCCCTCGTCGCGCTGGTGAACGCGTACATCGGCAACCGCGAGTGGGCCTTCCGCCACCGCGACCGCCGCGGCCGCACCGCCGAAGTGGTGCTGTTCCTCATCACCAACGGCGTATGCACGCTGCTCGGCGCAGCGCTCGTGTGGCTGGGCGTGGAGCTGATGACCGGGATGCTCGGCCACGCACCCGGGGCGTTCCTCGTGAACGTGATCAACCTCGCCAGCATCGTCATCGTCGTGCTCCTGCGCTTCGTGCTGTACCACAAGGTGGTGTTCCGCACGTCGGCGAAGGCGTGAGGACCGTGCGATCGCGCCGACCCGGCCCGCGACACTATGCCACGATGGGAACGACCACGGTAGACGGATCGCCGTGCGGGGGAGGAGTGCGGTGATCGTCGAAGTGATCCGCGGGCTCGGTGTCGGAGGAGCGGAGACGCTGTTGTTCACGCGCCTTCGTTGCGCTCTCCGCACGCACCCCGCAGGCTTCGAGACCACCCTCGTCGTCAACACCCTTCGCGAGAACGATCACTACGTGAACGCTCTTCGCGATCTCGGCGTGCACGTCGTCGAGCTCGGTGCCCGCGGCCCGCTTCGCGGAATGCTGCAGTTGCGCCGGACTCTTCGTCATCTGGGCCCTGAGGACACCGTCGTCTTCCACTCGCCTGTGACGAGTTACCTCGAGAAGCTGGTTCGCGCATTTCGACTGCGCCGACGGCCTGGTCGGCTTATCAACGTCGTGCACGGCGTACGTCATCGTGCCGTGTACAACTACCTCGGGGCGTTCCTCGATCGCTACGCCGATCGGGCGCTCGCGGTCGCCGATGCGGTCGCCGCCAGCCCGACTGCGAGGCACTATCGCGATGTGCGAACCGTCCTCGGGGGTGTGGACATGGAGGCGATGCGGGATTGGATTACGCAGCATCCGGCAGCGCGCGACGACTTCCGAGCGAGCATCGGCATTCCCGAGGATCATTCGTTGGCCGTCGCCGTCGGCGGGCTCAATCGCCTGAAGGGCCATCGATTCCTCCTGTCTGCAGTGATGTCGATGCCCAAGACCTCACTCGTGCTCGTCGGGGATGGCCCTGAACGTGACGCACTTCACGCCCAGGCGCGGAATCAGGGAATCGCCGACCGCGTGCATTTGCTGGGTGTCCAGCAAGACGCATGGCGATGGGCTGCTGTCGCCGACGTCGTCGTGCAGCCCAGCGCTCACGAGGGCCTACCGGTGACCCTGATGGAGGCGGTTGCATTGGGCACCCCCGTGGTCGCGACGGATGTGGGCGGCGTCGGCGAACTCATCCGCGATCATCCCCGTGCTGTGCTGATCGCCTCGGCGGATCCGACCGAGATCGCCACGGGTCTGGAGCGTGCCCTGCTGTTGGGTGGATCGGCCGCGAGCGGAGGGCTCCCTGCCCGCGCATCGGAATGGTCCGTGTCGCGGTTCGCCCGCGACTTCTACGCGGCTCTGATGCCATGAGCGCCGATGTCGGCACGGACGTCGCGGTGCAGCTCGCGCGATCCGAGGCGACCCGACTCGCGCATGCCTTCTGCGCGCACCTCGGGCGCTCGCACGGGATGCGGGTGCTGTCCATCAAGGGCCCTGCCGCAGAGCATCATCGACTCCGCGCTCCTCGGGTCGCCGCCGATGCGGACGTCTGGGTCGAGCCGGGCGGCTTCGACCGGTTCTGCGCCTTGCTTGGGGATGCGGGATGGCGTGAACGGGTCGCTCGCTCCACGCCGTGGATCCTGGACATCCATTCGGCCACCTACATTCACGAGTCGTGGCCGTGCGACATCGACGTGCATCGAGCCTTTCCCGGAATGTTCGAGAGTGCAGGCGGCTTCGACGCTCTGTGGGCGGCGCGGGACACGTTGCGGATCGCCGGCGTCGACGTCTGCATTCCCTCGCGAGCGGGCTCGGTGCTGATCGCCGGATTGCACGCGCAGCGGAACATGACGGTCGCGCGACATGTGCGCGAGTGGGATGAGGTGCTCGCAGTCCTCGAGCGCGGAATGGCACCACGCGAGCGCGAGGAATTCGTCAAGACGGCGACGCGCGGCAGGGCCCTATGGGTGATGCGCGACGCGATGCGGCGAGTCGGTCAGGATCTGTTCGTCGATGTGACGCCCGACGAACAGGAGGTATGGCTGGCCAATAGCCGATACGGTGCGGACGGCGGTACGGTCGGCTGGCTGCGGTCGTTGCGCGGCCAGACCTTCTCGGCACGGGTGCGCATCATCGCTCGGGCGGTGTGGGTGCGCCGTGACGACATCCCTCGTAGTTCTCTGAGTCGTCCGACCAGACGCGAGGCGTGGCGATACCAACGTGATCGATGGTGGAGAGGTGCGAAGGCGCTTCGGAGAGTGGTCGTCGATCGCGTACGAGGAGCCGAGCGCGCTTCGCACGACGACTGACGTATGCGCGAGAGGTGTCGGTGGCAGCCCGCGTGTGTTGTCAGCCGCGCGCGTCCAGGACGCTCTGCACGAGAGCCTCGATCTCCTCAAGCCCGTAGGCGATGGGCGAGGCGATGATCGGGTTCTCCTGGTTGCCGAGCACGACGGCGGCGGGGGCGCGCTGCACGCCGATCGCGCGCCGGACCGCCCGTGATCCGTACCGGGCGAGCGGAGCGAGTTCGGCGTCGAGTGCGGCGATCGCCGTCGGCTGAGACGAGGTCGCGATACGTACCTGAAGCGGCGCGAGCCGGAGGGACCATTCGGCCGTGGCAGCAGCGACCGGCTTGCACGATCCGCATTCGGCGCTGAGGAAGACGAGCAGAGTCGGATTCCCGTTTCCGAGCTGCGCGAGCGGCTGGGCCATGCCGTTCGCGGCCACGAGCTCGACATCGGGGATCGGGTCTCCGGGCATCACCTCGCCCGGGCGGGCGGGATCCAGGCCCAGCGCCAGAGACCGCGGGGACAATGGGGCGGGGCTACGAGGATCGGAACGGGCAGACTCGGTGGGCACCGAGGGCTGACGCTCGGCTCGCCGTGCGCCGACGAGAGCGGCGATGAGCACGATGACGAGCACCGCCGCCCACGCGAGTGCGACCGTCAGGACGAGCACGAGAGGCAATTGCGCGAGCTGCACGGGCAGCGCCGGGACGGCCCATCCGAAGACCGCGACGATCAGGGCCGCAACGATGAGCAGCGCGTTGCGCACGAGTGACCACGGCGTCACGCGGGAGTCGCGGGAGAGCGCGCCGAAGCATCCGCAGTCCACGTCATCGCCGCGTCGGAGCACGCCGATGAGCAGCGCGGTGAAGACGAGGAGCACGGCGACGGCGACGACGCCGGCCAGCGCGCGAGTCGGGCCCGGCAGGAGCAGTGCGAGGGCGAGAAGCAGCTCGCCGATCGGCACGAGTCGCGCCACGCCGGGCCTCCGCAGCCAGGAGGGCACGCGCAGGGCCGACATCGCGGCCAACGTCTGCGGTGCGTGCCCGAGCTTTGCTGCCCCCGACCACGCGAATGTGAACGCCACAAGCCCCGTCGCGAAGACGAGCAGCAGATCCACGGTGTCGGCAGGCATCGAGGGAAGTGTATCGCCGCGGGGAAGCGCCCTGACACAATACGGACATGACTTCGGACAGCCTTTCGGCGACGCAACCATCGCGGCGCGACAGGCTCGCGGTTCCCGACGTGTTGCGGGGAGTCGCGATCATCGCGATGCTGCTCGCGCACGCCAACATCATGCTGCCGAATCTGCCGTGGGTGGTGAAGATCACAACCGCCCAGGTCAACGACCTCGCCTCTCCGCTGTTCGCGCTCGTCATGGGCATGTCGGCGCAGATCGTCTGGAACCGGCGCGCAGGCGTCGCCAAGACGATCGCTCAGCAGACGATTCGCGGAGTCCTCTTGATCGCGATCGGCGTGTGGATGGTCCTGTGGGGCAGTTGGGTCGCGATCGTGCTGCAATACCTTGGACTGGTACTGATCGTGGGCGTGCCGTTGCTGCTTCTGCGCACGCGGTGGCTCCTCGGAGTGCTCGCAGTGCTGACTGTGGTCACGCAGCCGATCCTCGAACTCGCACGACACTCGGCCTGGTTCTCGACGCAAGAGCCCTGGGTACAGGAGGTCGGGCGATGGGTGCTGCTCGGGCACTCATACCGTCTGGTGAACCTGCTGCCGTTCTTCCTGCTCGGTGCGTTGCTGCTGCGCCACGGCTTCCGCCGCGATGGGCTGCTGTGGACGATGGCCGTCATCGCGCCCGTCGCCTGGATCGGGGCCGCCGTTGCGAAGAAGTTCCTCGAACCCGTTCCCGTACTGTCCGGCGACTATCTCGATACCCTTCACGACGTCGGGCTGGTCTTCGCGGTCTACGTTGTGGTGGTGCTGCTCGCGCAGATCGATCCCTCGGGCGTCGCGACAGTGCGGGATGCGGTGTTCGCCCCGCTACGGGCGTGGGGGCAGATTGCGCTCAGCCTCTACCTGCTCCACGTCGCGATCATCGCCGTATGGAACCGCGACTCGGGGCGACCGCAGGAGAACTCCGTGGTCGGTTGGCTCCTGGTAGTTGTCCTTCCGCTGACAGTGGCGTGGGTGTGGGTGCGCTTCGTCGGTACCGGGCCGGTTGAGTGGATACTCGGGTGGGTTTCAGGCAGGTCACGACCGAGAGCCGGGGTTTGGGCGTAATCAATCGAGGGCGGCCGCACACATGTACGGCCACCCTCGATTGATTGAAACGCGCGTGCTACGGCTGGGTGGGGTCGTCCTGGCCCGGGCACAGCTGGAGAGTGACATCCAGGTTACCGAGCAACAGCGACAACGCTCCGAGATTCACGATCTCGCCCAGCGTTGTGTTGACGGAGATGAGCGAGAGGTCGGCAGAGTTCGGAGCCCCCGGGGGGGTGCTCGGGTCGTCTGCGCCATTGAGCGCCAACGATGTCGTGCCAGCTACGTCGAGATCGACATCGGCGTTCTGCAGGGAAATGAGAGCGGTCTCGCCCTCATTCAAATCAGTCGTCAATTCGATGATCGCGCCATCTGTGTTCAGCGTGACGATGCCAAGCGCTCCCGCCTGCAGGGTGCCGGGCAACAGGCTCAGATCGATGAGGCCGGGCGGCACGGTCAACGTGAACTGAGTGCCGGCCGGAATCGTCCCCTCCACGGCAGTGATGTTGAAACCACGAGAGGAGAACTGCTCGAGACCGATCGCGCTGAGGAGGCCCGTCACAGTGTTTACCGCAATCGGACCAGCACCAGGGATGCCTTCGATTGTGTCCAAGAGCGCGAGGTCGTAGTTGCCGACGCAGTTGTATGTCACTCCTACGTCGACGCCCGTCAGCGACGCAGCGCGCGCCGGCACGGCGACGGCCGCGGCGATGACCGGAACCGACCAGGCGGCTCCCTTGACGACGGTGCGGCGTGAGATGCCCTTGGGCTGTTCTTCGGTCATGCGAGCCTCTTTCCAGGAAGTGTCAGGAACTGCGCGGGTATCGGGAGCGAGCGCACAGCGGCACCCCGATTTTCCCCCGTCGGGATCAACATAGAGACAACTCTCAGGGAAAGCGATAAATCGCCCTCGATCTGCGTGCTGTGCGCTCTTTCTGCGCGAAATGTTTGATATCGCGTCGAAATGCGACGGCTGTTAGACGTGCCCGCGAGCGCGGCGCAGCGATCGCGGGCTTGCATCGTAGACCTCGTGCAGCGCGCGGCGCAGGCTCATCGTCGTGCCGAATCCGGAGCGCTGGGCGATCTGTTCGACGGAGAGCACGTCGAACCGGCTGTCGATGAGCAAGGACCGAGCGAGCCGGGCGCGGTGGCGCCGGATCTCCCCGGCCACGGTCAGATCCGACTCGGCGAACACGTTCTGCAGGCGCCGCAGCGACGTGCGGCTGTCGTGCGCGACGCGGGCGGGAGTCAGCTCGCTATCGGCGCACTGCTGCGCGATCACGGCGAGCGCGCGGTCGCGCAGGGCCGTCGCGGGATCTTTCGCCGGCGTATCGGCACCCAACCGGTCGAGCAGTACGGCGCCGGCCATCTCCAGCAGCAGCTGTTCGGCGGCGTACGTCTCGATCGCCGTGGCGTCGTGCGTCGGTTGCGCGAGAGCAGTCACGAAGGCCTGCATCGCGAGATCGAGAGTTCGTCGCTCCCTCGGCCACCAGATGGTCGTCGGCAATCGGGTGACGAAGGCCGTGAGGGCGGGGCGCGGAAGAAGAACGACGCTCGCCCGCCACGGGCTCTCGAACCTCAGACGGCGTGCGATGCCGTCTGGGGCGATGATCATGCCGCTGTTGATCTGCAACCACGGTTCGCCGTCCAGGCGTGACGCGGGCGATCCGGCATCCACGAAGGCGAACGCGATCGCATCATGGGCCTCATCGGGGCGCACCTCGAACTCCGTGGCGTCGCCGGCGAGCGCCCACAGCGTCACGCCACCGTAGTCGTGACGACGTGCGGAGATGCGCAAGGGGCCGGATGCACCCCGTAAGCGATGCGATGCGAGCAATTTCGGAGGGTCAGCAACGCGAAGCGGTTCGACCGTCACCGTGCGCCTCCTCTGCTGCTTGCTCGATAGGCTAGCGCCATGTCTGGTCGCATTCTGGTCAGTGCGGTCGGCGCTGTCGTCGAGATCGATGTCTCCGAGCTGGAATCCGCCGCGAGCGAGGCGATCCGCGATGCCTGGCGCGACGCGCTTCTCGGGTACGACCGCGATCCCGACGCTGTCGTGCGTCCGCGCACCGACCTCGACGATGCGGCGATGCTCTCGAAGCTCTCGACCACGGTCACGCTCGCAGCCCTCGAACATCGTCAGGGCGAGCTGTGGATGCTGCATGCCGCCGGCCTCGCCGATGAACGCGGCCACGTCGTCGTGCTCAGTGCGCGCTCGGGGACGGGGAAGACGACTGCATCCCGGCATCTCGCGCGGCGGTTCGCCTATGTGAGCGATGAGACGGTGGGGATCGACAGCCAGGGCGGCGTGGTCGCCTATCGCAAGCCGCTGTCGCTCATCGTCAATGCCGGGTATGCGAAAGACCAAGTGCCGGTATCCGCGGCCGTCGCCGGCCCCGAGCTGCCGCACGCCCTGCGCCTGTCGAAGGTCGTCGTGCTCGATCGCCGTGATGATGCAGGGCCGCATGCGCGCGTCGAGCCGCTGAGCCTTGCCGACGCCGTCATGGCCCTGGCGCCGCAGAGCAGCTATCTCACCGCGATGCGGTCGCCGCTGCGCACGATCGCCTCGCTGCTGGATGCGACGGGGGGAGCCGTGCGCGTGACCTATCGCGAGGCGGAGTCGCTCGACGGCGTGATCGACGCGCTGATGGATGCCGAACCTCCGAACGATCCGCTCGTTGCCCGCCCCGAGGCGCGCGTCGATGCCGCAACGGTCTCCGGTGCGGAAGACCAAGACCCGGATCGGTGGTTCCGCGGTCCTGCGAGCGATGCGCTCGACGTCGGAGAGGGCCGTCTCGCGCTGCTCCGGCGGTCGCAGGACGGCGGGAAGCTCGAGCTCCTCGACGGTATCGCCCCCGCGATCTGGCGAGGCGCAGCCGGTCGCACGATGGAGGACATCAGCACCGGGCTCATCGCCGAGTTCGGCAGCCCGGCGGACACCGTGGATGTCGAGGCCCTCGTCGGCACGCGCATCGAAGAACTGGCGGAGCTCGAGCTCCTCGCCGCCGAGCCCTCGTGGCGCATCACCGATGCCGCAGCGTGGGTTGGCGACCAGGAGCGGGTCACGGTCATGAACGTCGCGACCGGGAGCCAGCCGCTCGCGCTGGATGGCTCCGCCGCCATCATCTGGACTGTTCTGGCCGATGGGCTCGCGCTCCGGCAATCGGCACTGCTCGAACACTGTGTTGCGGCATTCGACATCGCCGTCGACAGCATCCGGGCCGACGTGCTCGCACTGCTCGATCAGCTGCGCGAGGCCGGCGTCGTGACGATCCGCTGATCAGGGACGGGGCGAGCGGCGGGGTCCGGCCTCGGCGCTCTCGGTGCTGTCCTCCGGCTCCGGCTCGCGCCCGTAGCGCTCGTAGGCGCCGTAGTACTCGCGGCCGTAATAGGCCGAGGCCGCGCCCTTCATCGGCACCTTGTTCAGCACGACGCCGAGCACGCGTCCCGTCGTGCGGGTGACGTTGTCGATGGCGCGTTGCAGCATGTCGAAGGTTGTCTTGCCTGCCGAGGCGACGATGAGAACGCCGTCAGCGGCCGTCGAGAGCACTGCGGCATCCGTCACGGGCAGCACCGGGGGGGAGTCGAGCACCACGATGGCCGATTCTCCGAGGCTGCGCACGAACTCGCGCATGCGCTGCGAACCGAGCAGCTCGCTGGGGTTCGGCGGGATGCGCCCCGCGCCGACGACAGCGAGCGGGACCTTCGGATTCGGCCGATGCGCCACATCGTTGAGCTCCGCACGGCCGGCGAGGATGTCGGTGAGACCCACGTCGTTCGACATCCCGAAGATGTCGGCGACGACGGGGCGCCGCAGATCGCAGTCGATGAGGATCGCCCACTGCCCCGCCGCGGCCAGGCTCGAGGCGAGGTTGACCGCGACCGTCGACTTGCCGTCGCCGGGTACGGAGCTGGTGACGACGATCACGCGCGGCGGGTTGTCGACGTCGATGAACTGCAGGTTCGTGCGCAGCTCGCGCATCGACTCGGTGAGGTGGTGAGAGACGCCGCTCTGCGTGTCGAGCGCGAAGTCGATCACCTGCCGCTCCCCGGTCATCGTCTTCTCCAGCGGGAGAGTGCCGATGACCGAGACGCCGGTCTCGCGCTCGATGTCGCGCGGGTGGCGCACCCGGCGATCGAGGAGGTGCTTGATGAAGGCGTAGATGAGCCCGAGCGCCAGACCGATCAGCGCGCCGAGCATGACGTTCAGGCGGGTGTTCGGAGAGGAGGGCGAGGTGGGGAGCCGCGCGGAATCGCCGACCATGAGCGACACCGGCGCGGACGTGGTCTCCGTCCCGCCTTCGAGCTTCTCGATCTCATCGGCCATGCCGTGCATCCACGCTTCGGCGAGCTGCTGCGCGTCTTCGGGTGTGGGTCCGGTGGCGCTCACCTTGAGTGCGGTCGTGTCGAGCGGGTTCGTCACGGTCACGCGCGAGACGAGGGCTTCCGGAGTGGTGTCGAGGCCGAGCTCGTCTTTGGCGTGCTCGGCGACGGCGCGCCAGGAGCCGAGGTTGAGGTACGACTTGACCCGGCTCTGCGCGAGCTGGTTGCCGACCAGGGCGCTGCCGGTGGAGCCATCGCTGGTGGTCGAGGTGACGATGCCCGTGGTGTCGGCCGTGTACACCTTCGGC is part of the Microbacterium pseudoresistens genome and harbors:
- a CDS encoding PqqD family protein, with protein sequence MSGRILVSAVGAVVEIDVSELESAASEAIRDAWRDALLGYDRDPDAVVRPRTDLDDAAMLSKLSTTVTLAALEHRQGELWMLHAAGLADERGHVVVLSARSGTGKTTASRHLARRFAYVSDETVGIDSQGGVVAYRKPLSLIVNAGYAKDQVPVSAAVAGPELPHALRLSKVVVLDRRDDAGPHARVEPLSLADAVMALAPQSSYLTAMRSPLRTIASLLDATGGAVRVTYREAESLDGVIDALMDAEPPNDPLVARPEARVDAATVSGAEDQDPDRWFRGPASDALDVGEGRLALLRRSQDGGKLELLDGIAPAIWRGAAGRTMEDISTGLIAEFGSPADTVDVEALVGTRIEELAELELLAAEPSWRITDAAAWVGDQERVTVMNVATGSQPLALDGSAAIIWTVLADGLALRQSALLEHCVAAFDIAVDSIRADVLALLDQLREAGVVTIR
- a CDS encoding polysaccharide biosynthesis tyrosine autokinase encodes the protein MTRSVRGWNVELSDYLRILRAHWIVIVIATVAGAVIAFGWSAIQPKVYTADTTGIVTSTTSDGSTGSALVGNQLAQSRVKSYLNLGSWRAVAEHAKDELGLDTTPEALVSRVTVTNPLDTTALKVSATGPTPEDAQQLAEAWMHGMADEIEKLEGGTETTSAPVSLMVGDSARLPTSPSSPNTRLNVMLGALIGLALGLIYAFIKHLLDRRVRHPRDIERETGVSVIGTLPLEKTMTGERQVIDFALDTQSGVSHHLTESMRELRTNLQFIDVDNPPRVIVVTSSVPGDGKSTVAVNLASSLAAAGQWAILIDCDLRRPVVADIFGMSNDVGLTDILAGRAELNDVAHRPNPKVPLAVVGAGRIPPNPSELLGSQRMREFVRSLGESAIVVLDSPPVLPVTDAAVLSTAADGVLIVASAGKTTFDMLQRAIDNVTRTTGRVLGVVLNKVPMKGAASAYYGREYYGAYERYGREPEPEDSTESAEAGPRRSPRP